The following proteins are co-located in the Rhodococcus opacus B4 genome:
- a CDS encoding CoA-acylating methylmalonate-semialdehyde dehydrogenase: MSTNITREIAHWSDGKSFAGTSGNTAPVTNPATGAVTGQVALASVEDSRAVIDAAAAAFPAWRDTSLAKRTQIIFKFRELLNERKGELAEIITAEHGKVVSDALGEVSRGQEVVEFACGIAHLLKGGMTENASTNVDVASIRQPVGPVGIISPFNFPAMVPMWFFPVAIAAGNTVVLKPSEKDPTAAIWMAELWAEAGLPAGVFNVLQGDKTAVDELLTNPAIKAISFVGSTPIAQYVYATGTAHGKRVQALGGAKNHAIVLPDADLDLAADAMVNAGFGSAGERCMAISALVAVGDIADELVAKIKERTDTLKIGDGTKDSDMGPLVTKVHRDKVASYIDAGEHDGATIVVDGRQVQPNGGKDGFWLGPTLIDHVTTDMSVYTDEIFGPVLSVIRVDSYDEALELVNSSEFGNGTAIFTNDGGAARRFQNEVEVGMVGINVPIPVPMAYYSFGGWKNSLFGDSHAHGAEGVHFFTRGKVVTTRWLDPSHGGLNLGFPQNA, translated from the coding sequence ATGAGCACCAACATCACTCGCGAGATCGCACACTGGTCCGACGGCAAGAGCTTCGCCGGCACCAGTGGGAACACCGCACCCGTCACCAACCCCGCCACCGGCGCCGTCACCGGTCAGGTCGCCCTCGCCAGCGTCGAGGATTCCCGCGCGGTGATCGACGCCGCAGCCGCGGCATTCCCCGCGTGGCGGGACACCTCCCTCGCCAAGCGCACCCAGATCATCTTCAAGTTCCGGGAACTGCTCAACGAGCGTAAGGGCGAGCTCGCGGAGATCATCACCGCCGAACACGGCAAGGTCGTCTCCGACGCCCTCGGCGAGGTGTCCCGCGGTCAGGAGGTCGTCGAATTCGCGTGCGGCATCGCGCACCTGCTCAAGGGCGGCATGACCGAAAACGCCTCCACCAACGTCGACGTCGCCTCGATCCGCCAGCCCGTCGGGCCCGTCGGGATCATCTCCCCGTTCAACTTCCCCGCCATGGTCCCGATGTGGTTCTTCCCCGTCGCCATCGCCGCCGGCAACACCGTCGTCCTCAAGCCCTCGGAGAAGGACCCCACCGCCGCCATCTGGATGGCCGAACTCTGGGCCGAGGCCGGACTGCCGGCCGGGGTGTTCAACGTCCTCCAAGGGGACAAGACCGCCGTCGACGAACTGCTCACCAACCCCGCCATCAAGGCCATCTCCTTCGTCGGCTCCACCCCCATCGCCCAGTACGTGTACGCCACCGGCACCGCCCACGGCAAGCGTGTGCAGGCGTTGGGTGGCGCGAAGAACCACGCCATCGTCCTGCCCGACGCCGACCTGGATCTGGCCGCCGACGCCATGGTCAACGCCGGCTTCGGCTCCGCCGGCGAACGCTGCATGGCCATCAGTGCGCTGGTGGCGGTCGGCGACATCGCCGACGAGTTGGTCGCGAAGATCAAGGAGCGCACCGACACCCTCAAGATCGGGGACGGCACCAAAGACTCCGACATGGGACCGCTGGTGACCAAGGTGCACCGCGACAAGGTCGCCTCCTACATCGACGCCGGCGAACACGACGGCGCCACCATCGTCGTCGACGGCCGGCAGGTGCAGCCCAACGGCGGCAAGGACGGGTTCTGGCTCGGACCCACCCTGATCGACCACGTCACCACCGACATGTCCGTGTACACCGACGAAATCTTCGGACCCGTCCTGTCCGTGATCCGGGTCGACTCCTACGACGAGGCCCTGGAGTTGGTGAACTCCAGCGAGTTCGGCAACGGCACCGCCATCTTCACCAACGACGGCGGCGCCGCCCGGCGGTTCCAGAACGAGGTCGAGGTCGGCATGGTCGGCATCAACGTCCCCATCCCCGTCCCCATGGCCTACTACAGCTTCGGCGGCTGGAAGAACTCGCTGTTCGGCGACAGCCACGCCCACGGCGCCGAGGGTGTGCACTTCTTCACCCGCGGCAAGGTCGTCACCACCCGCTGGCTCGACCCCAGCCACGGCGGCCTCAACCTCGGATTCCCCCAGAACGCGTAA
- the iolC gene encoding 5-dehydro-2-deoxygluconokinase yields the protein MTTNQTHTNRNGLDVLAIGRCGVDIYPLQTGVGLEHVETFGKFLGGSAANVTVAAARLGCRSALISGVGNDPFGRFVRTALTDLGVDNRYVGIDTEHPTPVTFCEIFPPDDFPLYFYRKPVAPDLQVTPADLDLDAVRDAKLYWSTVTGLSEEPSRSAHFAAWEARGRRRHTVLDLDYRPMFWSSPADATAQVQRALQHVTVAVGNREECEIAVGETNAHKAADALLDLGVELAIVKQGPKGVLGKTRTQSITVPPNEVDVVNGLGAGDSFGGTLCHGLLAGWPLEKILRYANAAGAIVASRLECSTAMPTADEVRELAETTASEAVNV from the coding sequence TTGACCACCAACCAGACGCACACCAACCGGAACGGATTGGACGTCCTCGCCATCGGGCGCTGCGGTGTGGACATCTACCCATTGCAGACCGGAGTCGGCCTCGAGCACGTCGAGACGTTCGGCAAGTTCCTCGGCGGAAGCGCCGCCAACGTCACCGTCGCCGCCGCCCGCCTCGGCTGCCGCAGCGCCCTCATCTCCGGTGTCGGCAACGATCCGTTCGGACGCTTCGTCCGCACGGCACTGACCGATCTCGGGGTCGACAACCGCTACGTCGGCATCGACACCGAGCATCCGACCCCCGTCACGTTCTGTGAGATCTTCCCGCCGGACGACTTCCCGCTGTACTTCTACCGCAAGCCCGTCGCCCCGGACCTGCAGGTGACGCCGGCCGACCTCGACCTCGACGCCGTCCGCGACGCGAAGCTGTACTGGTCGACCGTGACGGGGTTGTCCGAAGAGCCCAGCCGCAGTGCGCATTTCGCTGCCTGGGAGGCGCGCGGACGTCGCCGTCACACCGTTCTCGACCTCGACTACCGCCCGATGTTCTGGTCCTCCCCCGCCGACGCCACCGCGCAGGTGCAGCGTGCCCTCCAGCACGTCACCGTCGCGGTCGGCAACCGTGAGGAGTGCGAGATCGCGGTCGGCGAGACCAACGCCCACAAGGCCGCCGACGCTCTGCTCGATCTCGGCGTCGAACTGGCCATCGTCAAGCAAGGACCCAAGGGCGTGCTCGGCAAGACCCGCACGCAGTCCATTACCGTGCCGCCCAACGAGGTCGACGTCGTCAACGGCCTCGGCGCCGGGGACAGCTTCGGCGGGACGCTGTGCCACGGCCTGCTCGCCGGGTGGCCGCTCGAGAAGATCCTGCGCTACGCCAACGCCGCGGGGGCGATCGTCGCCTCCCGGCTCGAATGCTCCACCGCGATGCCGACGGCCGACGAGGTCCGTGAGCTCGCCGAAACCACCGCTTCGGAGGCCGTCAATGTCTGA
- the iolB gene encoding 5-deoxy-glucuronate isomerase, giving the protein MNSKYYVPVGSAATGPFDLEVTPESAGWTESTLRVLTLAPGGSAELTTGDDEIIVVPLAGSASVSSEGTEFTLTGRRSVFDGPSDFAYVGRDSAYTVASATGGRFALCGARARQKFPFRYVPAADVSVELRGAGNCSRQVHNFGTADRFEADSVIACEVITPGGNWSSYPSHKHDENSDVESQLEEIYYFEIAEAGDTAVDFGGTGFGYHRVYGTPERPIEVLEEVRSGDVVLVPHGYHGPSIAAPGHHMYYLNVMAGPGEDRSWNICDDPAHTWLRGSWEHQTVDPRLPLHAPSEGA; this is encoded by the coding sequence ATGAACAGCAAGTACTACGTTCCGGTCGGTTCCGCGGCCACCGGACCGTTCGACCTCGAGGTCACCCCCGAGTCGGCGGGCTGGACGGAATCGACCCTGCGGGTGCTCACCCTGGCACCCGGCGGGTCGGCCGAACTCACCACCGGCGACGACGAGATCATCGTCGTACCGCTGGCCGGGTCGGCATCGGTGTCGAGTGAGGGCACCGAGTTCACGCTCACCGGGCGGCGGTCCGTGTTCGACGGGCCGAGCGACTTCGCCTATGTGGGACGGGACTCCGCCTACACGGTGGCGAGCGCGACCGGTGGACGTTTCGCACTGTGCGGCGCCCGCGCCCGGCAGAAGTTCCCGTTCCGCTACGTCCCCGCCGCGGACGTGTCCGTCGAACTGCGCGGAGCCGGCAACTGCAGCCGGCAGGTGCACAACTTCGGCACCGCCGACCGGTTCGAGGCCGACTCGGTCATCGCATGTGAGGTCATCACACCCGGCGGCAACTGGTCGTCGTACCCGAGCCACAAGCACGACGAGAACAGCGACGTCGAGTCCCAGCTCGAGGAGATCTACTACTTCGAGATCGCCGAAGCCGGTGACACCGCAGTGGATTTCGGCGGCACCGGATTCGGCTACCATCGGGTGTACGGCACTCCTGAGCGACCCATCGAGGTGCTCGAGGAAGTGCGGTCCGGCGACGTGGTCCTCGTTCCGCACGGCTACCACGGACCGTCGATCGCCGCCCCCGGGCATCACATGTACTACCTGAACGTGATGGCCGGGCCGGGCGAAGACCGTTCCTGGAACATCTGCGACGACCCGGCACACACCTGGCTGCGCGGCAGCTGGGAACACCAGACCGTCGATCCCCGCCTCCCCCTCCACGCACCGTCCGAAGGAGCATGA
- a CDS encoding sugar phosphate isomerase/epimerase family protein gives MSVIRVGSAPDSWGVWFPEDPQQTPYGRFLDEVSASGYEWIELGPYGYLPTDPQQLRDELAAHNLKLSAGTVFEHLHQDNAWDAVWTQIEDVAKLTAAVGGKHVVVIPEMWRDPGTGEVLEDRNLTAEQWKKKTGGMNELGKKMFEQYGVKAQYHPHADSHVDTEENVYRFLDGTDSEYVNLCLDTGHISYCGGDNLAIIERAPERIGYLHLKQVDPEVRAKVEAEDLPFGEAVKLGAMIEPPLGIPDMPPLLAAIEKLDIDVFAIVEQDLYPCAVDVPLPIAQRTRKYLGSCGIPSVRFQ, from the coding sequence ATGAGCGTCATCCGCGTCGGATCGGCCCCCGACTCCTGGGGGGTGTGGTTCCCGGAAGACCCGCAGCAGACCCCGTACGGCCGATTCCTCGACGAGGTGTCCGCGTCCGGTTACGAGTGGATCGAGCTGGGGCCGTACGGCTACCTGCCCACCGACCCGCAGCAGCTCCGTGACGAACTCGCGGCCCACAACCTGAAGCTGTCGGCAGGCACCGTGTTCGAGCACCTGCACCAGGACAACGCCTGGGACGCCGTGTGGACCCAGATCGAGGACGTCGCGAAACTCACTGCCGCCGTCGGCGGCAAGCACGTCGTCGTGATCCCGGAGATGTGGCGCGACCCGGGTACCGGCGAGGTGCTCGAAGACCGCAACCTCACCGCGGAGCAGTGGAAGAAGAAGACCGGCGGCATGAACGAGCTTGGCAAGAAGATGTTCGAGCAGTACGGCGTCAAGGCGCAGTACCACCCGCACGCGGACAGCCACGTCGACACCGAGGAGAACGTGTACCGCTTCCTCGACGGCACCGACAGCGAATACGTGAACCTCTGCCTCGACACCGGCCACATCAGCTACTGCGGCGGCGACAACCTCGCGATCATCGAACGCGCCCCCGAGCGGATCGGCTACCTGCACCTCAAGCAGGTCGATCCCGAGGTCCGCGCCAAGGTCGAGGCCGAAGACCTGCCGTTCGGCGAGGCCGTCAAACTCGGCGCGATGATCGAGCCCCCGCTCGGCATCCCGGACATGCCGCCGCTGCTCGCCGCGATCGAGAAGCTCGACATCGACGTGTTCGCCATCGTCGAGCAGGACCTCTACCCCTGCGCCGTCGACGTTCCCCTGCCGATCGCTCAACGCACCCGTAAGTACCTGGGCTCCTGCGGGATCCCGTCCGTCCGCTTCCAGTAA
- a CDS encoding Cgl0159 family (beta/alpha)8-fold protein, with translation MSETLAHRAVCSSYADVTEVRANDPAAIDRAWATRIARPTVRGNGRLMIVAADHPARGALSVGDRPTAMNSRTDLLDRLRTALRNPGVDGVLATADILDDLVLLGALDDKVVISSMNRGGLAGASFELDDRMTGYTAAGTAKAGMNGGKMLCRIDLDDPGTLSTLTACAQAVDSLAAAGLMAMVEPFLSRRVDGKVKNDLSADAVIKSIHISQGLGSTSAYTWMKLPVVDEMERVMDATTLPTLLLGGDPQTAPEETFASWGKALALPSVRGLIVGRTLLYPRDEDVAAAVDTAVSLVH, from the coding sequence ATGTCTGAAACTCTCGCTCACCGCGCCGTCTGCTCGTCGTACGCCGACGTCACCGAGGTACGCGCCAACGACCCGGCCGCCATCGACCGCGCCTGGGCGACCCGCATCGCCCGGCCCACGGTGCGCGGTAACGGCCGGCTCATGATCGTCGCCGCCGACCACCCCGCCCGCGGCGCGCTGTCGGTCGGCGACCGTCCGACCGCGATGAACAGTCGCACCGACCTCCTCGACCGCCTCCGCACCGCACTGCGCAACCCCGGCGTGGACGGTGTGCTCGCCACCGCCGACATCCTCGACGACCTGGTACTGCTCGGCGCACTCGACGACAAGGTGGTCATCTCGTCGATGAACCGCGGCGGCCTCGCCGGCGCCAGCTTCGAACTCGACGACCGGATGACGGGCTACACCGCGGCAGGCACCGCCAAGGCGGGCATGAACGGCGGAAAGATGCTGTGCCGCATCGATCTCGACGATCCCGGCACCCTGTCCACCCTCACCGCCTGCGCCCAGGCCGTCGATTCGCTTGCCGCGGCCGGACTGATGGCCATGGTGGAGCCGTTCCTGTCGCGGCGTGTCGACGGCAAGGTCAAGAACGACCTCAGCGCCGACGCCGTGATCAAGTCGATCCACATCAGCCAGGGTCTGGGTTCCACGTCCGCCTACACCTGGATGAAGCTTCCTGTGGTCGACGAAATGGAACGCGTCATGGACGCGACGACCCTTCCCACGCTGCTGCTCGGCGGGGACCCGCAGACGGCCCCCGAGGAGACGTTCGCGAGCTGGGGCAAGGCCCTCGCACTGCCGTCGGTCCGCGGCCTGATCGTCGGACGCACCCTGCTGTACCCGCGGGACGAGGACGTCGCCGCCGCGGTCGACACCGCCGTATCCCTCGTTCACTGA
- the iolD gene encoding 3D-(3,5/4)-trihydroxycyclohexane-1,2-dione acylhydrolase (decyclizing) has product MTVVSTAPMSASKSPNAEGTVHLTVAQATIRFLANQYVERDGERTKFFAGCFGIFGHGNVAGLGQALLQAEIDAVDAGTEPELPYVLGRNEQAMVHSAVAYARQKDRLQTWAVSASVGPGSTNMLTGAALATINRLPVLLLPADTFATRASAPVLQELELPSSGDVTVNDAFKPLSRYFDRVWRPEQLPSALLGAMRVLTDPVETGAATVAIPQDVQAEAFDWPESMFAERTWHVARPLPEKSVIARAADVIRSAKKPLIVAGGGLIYSGATEALASFAESTGIPVGQSQAGKGSLPYDHPQSVGAIGSTGTTAANALATEADVIIGIGTRYSDFTTASRTAFNNPDVRFVNVNVASIDSVKQGGVSVVADAREALEALAEALVGYRVSDEYRSRTEELAAHWESTVDAVYKIDDDSLGLNQNQVIGLANTLSDPRDVVVCAAGSMPGDLHKLWRTRDSKGYHVEYGFSCMGYEVAGGIGAKMACPDRDVFIMVGDGSYLMMATELVTAVQENVKVIVVLVQNHGFASIGSLSESLGSQRFGTDYRYRGDSGRLDGDILPVDLAANAASLGADVIRANTAAEFTDAVKVAKASDRTTVIHVETDPRIAAPDSESWWDVPVSSTSTLESTQNAYETYAQWKKIQRPFLRPSGN; this is encoded by the coding sequence ATGACCGTGGTGTCCACCGCGCCGATGTCGGCGAGCAAGAGCCCCAACGCCGAGGGCACCGTCCACCTCACGGTGGCTCAGGCGACCATCCGATTCCTCGCCAACCAGTACGTCGAGCGGGACGGCGAACGCACCAAGTTCTTCGCCGGCTGCTTCGGCATCTTCGGCCACGGCAACGTCGCCGGACTGGGCCAGGCCCTGCTGCAGGCCGAGATCGACGCCGTCGACGCCGGCACCGAACCCGAACTGCCGTACGTCCTCGGCCGCAACGAGCAGGCGATGGTGCACAGCGCGGTCGCGTACGCGCGCCAGAAGGATCGACTGCAGACCTGGGCCGTGTCGGCCAGCGTCGGTCCCGGTTCGACCAACATGCTGACCGGTGCGGCGCTCGCCACCATCAACCGGCTGCCCGTCCTGCTGCTGCCCGCCGACACGTTCGCCACCCGCGCGAGCGCACCGGTGCTGCAGGAACTCGAACTGCCGTCCAGCGGGGACGTCACCGTCAACGACGCGTTCAAGCCGCTCTCGCGCTACTTCGACCGCGTGTGGCGGCCCGAGCAGTTGCCCTCGGCGCTGCTCGGCGCGATGCGGGTGCTTACCGACCCCGTCGAGACGGGTGCGGCCACGGTCGCCATCCCGCAGGACGTGCAGGCCGAGGCGTTCGACTGGCCCGAGTCGATGTTCGCCGAGCGGACGTGGCACGTCGCCCGGCCGCTCCCCGAGAAGTCGGTGATCGCACGGGCCGCGGACGTCATCCGATCCGCGAAGAAGCCGCTGATCGTCGCTGGCGGCGGCCTCATCTACTCCGGCGCCACCGAGGCGCTGGCCTCGTTCGCCGAGTCGACCGGCATTCCGGTCGGCCAGAGCCAGGCCGGCAAGGGTTCACTGCCGTACGATCACCCGCAGTCGGTCGGGGCGATCGGCTCGACGGGCACGACGGCGGCCAACGCACTCGCCACCGAGGCCGACGTGATCATCGGCATCGGCACCCGGTACAGCGACTTCACCACGGCGTCGCGCACCGCGTTCAACAACCCCGACGTGCGGTTCGTCAACGTCAACGTGGCGTCGATCGACTCGGTGAAGCAGGGCGGGGTCAGCGTCGTCGCGGATGCCCGCGAGGCACTCGAGGCCCTCGCCGAGGCACTGGTCGGCTACCGTGTTTCCGACGAGTACCGGTCGCGCACCGAAGAACTCGCCGCGCACTGGGAATCCACCGTCGACGCGGTCTACAAGATCGACGACGACTCGCTCGGCCTGAATCAGAACCAGGTCATCGGTCTTGCCAACACGCTGTCGGATCCGCGGGACGTGGTGGTGTGCGCCGCCGGTTCGATGCCCGGCGACCTGCACAAGCTGTGGCGCACCCGGGACTCGAAGGGCTACCACGTCGAATACGGCTTCTCCTGCATGGGCTACGAGGTCGCCGGCGGCATCGGCGCGAAGATGGCGTGCCCCGACCGCGACGTGTTCATCATGGTCGGCGACGGCTCCTACCTGATGATGGCCACCGAACTCGTCACGGCCGTGCAGGAGAACGTCAAGGTCATCGTGGTCCTCGTGCAGAATCACGGCTTCGCGTCCATCGGATCGCTGTCGGAGTCGCTCGGCTCCCAGCGTTTCGGCACCGACTACCGCTACCGTGGCGACTCCGGCCGCCTCGACGGCGACATCCTGCCCGTCGATCTGGCGGCCAACGCGGCGAGCCTCGGCGCCGACGTGATCCGTGCGAACACGGCCGCCGAGTTCACCGACGCCGTCAAGGTGGCGAAGGCGAGCGACAGGACCACCGTCATCCACGTCGAGACGGACCCGCGGATCGCCGCCCCGGACAGCGAATCCTGGTGGGACGTCCCGGTCAGCTCCACCAGCACCCTCGAGTCCACCCAGAACGCGTACGAGACGTACGCGCAGTGGAAGAAGATCCAGCGCCCCTTCCTCCGCCCCTCCGGCAATTGA
- a CDS encoding sugar phosphate isomerase/epimerase family protein, with product MKIALDPTPFHHDYSLLELPAVVAELGFEHLQLTPHRDMIPFFNHPKADDELVRQFRKSCSDAGVGIASVLPVLRWSGPDEDAREAAVRYWKRAIQITVDLGVNVMNTEFSGRPEKAEESERAFYRSMEELVPIIEREGIDVRIDPHPDDFVENGLDAIRMIRGINSKNFGLVYVACHSYHMGAGMLEIMRAAGDMLRLVHVADTMDHHRSHGLRYITNPPGNPVRVHQHLKIGDGDLDWDEFFGGLGELGFYDKPDTVMVSSVFAEDENAHDVSRYQLKTMKDYIARTR from the coding sequence ATGAAAATTGCACTCGACCCCACCCCGTTCCACCACGACTACTCCCTGCTCGAACTGCCGGCGGTGGTTGCGGAACTCGGCTTCGAACACCTGCAACTCACCCCGCACCGCGACATGATCCCGTTCTTCAACCACCCGAAGGCGGACGACGAACTGGTCCGGCAGTTCCGCAAGTCCTGCAGCGACGCCGGTGTCGGGATCGCCTCCGTCTTGCCGGTGCTGCGGTGGTCCGGCCCGGACGAAGACGCCCGCGAGGCGGCGGTGCGGTACTGGAAGCGCGCCATCCAGATCACCGTCGACCTCGGCGTGAACGTGATGAACACCGAGTTCAGCGGTCGCCCGGAGAAGGCCGAGGAATCCGAGCGCGCCTTCTACCGGTCGATGGAGGAACTCGTCCCGATCATCGAGCGTGAAGGCATCGACGTCCGCATCGATCCGCACCCCGACGACTTCGTGGAGAACGGCCTGGACGCGATCCGGATGATCCGCGGCATCAACTCGAAGAACTTCGGACTGGTGTACGTCGCGTGCCACTCGTACCACATGGGCGCCGGGATGCTCGAGATCATGCGCGCGGCCGGCGACATGCTGCGCCTCGTGCACGTCGCGGACACGATGGATCACCATCGCTCCCACGGACTGCGATACATCACCAACCCGCCAGGCAACCCGGTGCGTGTGCACCAGCACCTCAAGATCGGCGACGGCGACCTCGACTGGGACGAATTCTTCGGCGGGCTCGGCGAACTCGGCTTCTATGACAAGCCCGACACGGTGATGGTGTCCAGCGTTTTCGCCGAGGACGAGAACGCACACGACGTCTCCCGCTACCAACTGAAGACCATGAAGGATTACATCGCGCGCACGCGGTGA
- a CDS encoding NAD(P)/FAD-dependent oxidoreductase translates to MSDTSLARRHRVVVIGSGFGGLFATKALKRTDVDVTLIDRTTHHLFQPLLYQVATGILSEGEIAPATRLVLEDQQNASVLIGGVERIDVADRTVTSTHRGRTTVTEYDSLVVSAGARQSYFGNDHFAEHAPGMKTIDDALELRGRILGAFESAEVSTDPAERARLLTFVVVGAGPTGVEMAGEIAQLAHRTLAGAYRTIDPRDARIILLDAAPTVLPPFDDKLRRAAADTLGELGVEIQLGSMVTDVDDDGLTVRDQDGTERRIEAACKIWSAGVAASPLGRQLAEQTGAGTDRAGRVLVEPDLTLPGHSNVFVVGDMMNRDGLPGVAQVAIQGGRYAASLIAAEVRAHRKGRDKPERTPFRYTDKGSMAMISRFHAVAKVGRLQLTGLLAWLLWLLIHLVYIVGFKSRLATAMSWTWSFLGRTRGHLAVTEQQVVARTAINRLDAWEDSRAAPEAATASAR, encoded by the coding sequence ATGAGCGACACCTCTCTCGCCCGCCGTCATCGGGTCGTGGTTATCGGATCGGGATTCGGCGGTCTCTTCGCCACCAAGGCCCTGAAACGGACGGACGTCGATGTCACTCTGATCGATCGCACGACGCATCACCTGTTCCAGCCGTTGCTGTACCAGGTGGCGACGGGAATCCTGTCCGAGGGCGAGATCGCACCCGCGACCCGGCTCGTCCTCGAAGACCAGCAGAACGCGTCCGTCCTCATCGGCGGAGTCGAGAGGATCGACGTCGCCGACCGGACCGTCACGTCGACGCACCGCGGCCGCACGACCGTCACCGAGTACGACAGCCTCGTCGTCTCGGCAGGCGCCCGCCAATCCTATTTCGGCAACGACCATTTTGCCGAGCACGCACCCGGGATGAAGACGATCGACGACGCCCTCGAGTTGCGTGGCCGCATTCTGGGTGCCTTCGAAAGCGCCGAGGTCAGCACCGATCCCGCCGAGCGGGCGCGGCTGCTGACGTTCGTCGTGGTCGGCGCCGGGCCCACCGGTGTCGAGATGGCGGGTGAGATCGCCCAGCTCGCGCACCGCACTCTCGCCGGCGCGTACCGCACCATCGATCCCCGTGACGCGCGCATCATCCTGCTCGACGCGGCGCCGACGGTGCTGCCGCCGTTCGACGACAAGCTGCGCCGCGCTGCCGCGGACACGCTGGGCGAACTCGGAGTCGAAATCCAACTCGGCTCGATGGTGACCGACGTCGACGACGACGGACTCACCGTCCGCGACCAGGACGGAACCGAGCGGCGAATCGAGGCGGCGTGCAAGATCTGGTCCGCAGGTGTCGCGGCCAGCCCGCTGGGCAGGCAACTCGCCGAACAGACCGGTGCCGGCACCGACCGCGCCGGACGCGTCCTCGTCGAACCCGACCTGACGCTGCCCGGCCACAGCAACGTGTTCGTCGTCGGGGACATGATGAACCGCGACGGGCTTCCCGGCGTCGCCCAGGTCGCGATCCAGGGCGGCCGCTACGCCGCGTCGCTGATCGCGGCGGAGGTGCGCGCCCACCGGAAGGGTCGGGACAAACCCGAACGCACCCCGTTCCGGTACACGGACAAGGGCAGCATGGCCATGATCTCCCGCTTCCACGCGGTCGCGAAGGTCGGCCGCCTCCAGCTGACAGGGCTGCTCGCCTGGCTGCTGTGGCTCCTGATCCACCTGGTCTACATCGTCGGATTCAAGAGCCGGCTCGCGACCGCCATGTCCTGGACCTGGTCGTTCCTGGGACGGACCCGGGGACACCTCGCCGTCACGGAACAACAAGTGGTCGCCCGGACGGCGATCAACCGGCTCGATGCCTGGGAGGATTCCCGGGCGGCACCCGAGGCGGCGACGGCCTCGGCACGGTGA
- a CDS encoding Gfo/Idh/MocA family protein, whose product MSKSSTELRIAVLGVGMMGADHVARITDRIKGATVAVVNDYFIEKAEEIAAGIPGCRAVNDPLDAIADPGVDAVVLATPGPTHEKQLLACLEHGKPVMCEKPLTTDVATSLEIVKREAELGKKLIQVGFMRRFDHEYEQLKSLIDDGTFGQVLLAHCVHRNPVVPPGFDSSMIVKDSLVHEVDVTRFLFDEEITSVQILRPAANPGAPEGLQDPQIAFFTTESGRHVDVEVFVTTGVAYEVRTEIVAEKGSAFIGLDVGLVRKYGTGAGNGRSGAGAWGGEITPSFKERFGQAYDAEIQRWVNAARTGAETGNYVDGPGAWDGYAAAAVCAAGVQSLETGERVAVDMVDRSSIPGA is encoded by the coding sequence ATGTCCAAGAGCAGCACCGAACTCCGCATCGCCGTCCTGGGTGTCGGAATGATGGGCGCCGACCACGTCGCGCGGATCACCGACCGCATCAAGGGTGCGACCGTCGCCGTCGTCAACGACTACTTCATCGAGAAGGCCGAGGAGATCGCGGCGGGGATCCCCGGCTGCCGCGCGGTCAACGACCCGCTCGACGCGATCGCCGACCCCGGTGTCGACGCCGTCGTCCTGGCCACCCCGGGCCCGACACACGAGAAGCAGCTCCTCGCCTGCCTCGAGCACGGCAAACCGGTGATGTGTGAGAAGCCGCTGACCACCGACGTCGCGACGTCCCTCGAGATCGTGAAGCGGGAAGCCGAGCTCGGCAAGAAGCTGATCCAGGTCGGCTTCATGCGACGCTTCGACCACGAATACGAGCAGCTGAAGTCGCTCATCGACGACGGCACGTTCGGGCAGGTGCTCCTCGCCCACTGCGTGCACCGCAATCCGGTGGTGCCCCCGGGCTTCGACAGCTCGATGATCGTCAAGGACTCCCTGGTCCACGAGGTCGACGTCACCCGATTCTTGTTCGACGAGGAGATCACCTCGGTCCAGATCCTCCGCCCCGCCGCGAACCCCGGTGCGCCCGAGGGACTTCAGGATCCGCAGATCGCGTTCTTCACCACCGAGTCCGGGCGCCACGTCGACGTCGAGGTCTTCGTGACCACCGGTGTCGCGTACGAGGTGCGCACCGAGATCGTCGCCGAGAAGGGTTCGGCGTTCATCGGTCTCGATGTCGGACTCGTCCGCAAGTACGGCACCGGCGCGGGCAACGGCCGTTCGGGCGCCGGCGCGTGGGGCGGGGAGATCACCCCGTCGTTCAAGGAACGCTTCGGGCAGGCGTACGACGCCGAGATCCAGCGCTGGGTGAACGCCGCCCGGACCGGCGCGGAGACCGGCAACTACGTCGACGGTCCCGGAGCCTGGGACGGTTACGCGGCTGCCGCGGTGTGCGCGGCCGGCGTGCAGTCGCTGGAGACCGGCGAGCGGGTTGCCGTCGACATGGTCGACCGTTCCTCCATTCCGGGGGCCTGA